The Eubacteriales bacterium genome window below encodes:
- the murB gene encoding UDP-N-acetylmuramate dehydrogenase produces MTNKLFLKSFSELGVKVLKDVPMSKHTTFCVGGTADYMIFPKNTSELINTLNNLKKSSISYYIIGKGSNLLVTDKGIRGAVIKLSDNFSDISFNGDIALASSGALLGELLRDAHKNGLCGMEALGGIPGTIGGAVVMNAGAYGSEISDFILNVRAVDESGSIVTLDKDSLELGYRTSSILSKKLIVIDASFKLKSGDIITAKKLLSGYNKKRHEKQPLDFPSAGSTFKRPKGYFAGTLIESAGLKGFSIGGAQVSEKHAGFIINTGKASAYDVIALIEHVRKTVFDKFGVDLEPEVKIIGEP; encoded by the coding sequence ATGACAAATAAACTTTTTTTAAAATCATTTAGTGAACTTGGTGTTAAAGTTCTAAAAGATGTACCTATGTCGAAGCATACCACTTTTTGTGTCGGCGGTACGGCAGACTATATGATTTTTCCGAAAAATACCTCAGAACTGATAAACACTTTAAATAACCTAAAAAAAAGTAGCATATCTTATTATATAATCGGAAAAGGTTCTAATTTACTGGTAACTGATAAAGGGATCCGCGGAGCCGTTATAAAACTTTCCGATAATTTTTCCGATATAAGTTTTAATGGAGATATAGCCTTAGCCTCCAGCGGAGCTCTTTTAGGGGAACTGCTCCGGGATGCACATAAAAACGGCCTTTGCGGAATGGAGGCTCTTGGAGGTATCCCTGGCACTATTGGCGGAGCCGTCGTAATGAATGCAGGCGCTTACGGTAGTGAAATATCCGATTTCATTTTAAACGTAAGGGCAGTTGATGAATCCGGTAGCATAGTTACTTTAGATAAAGATAGTTTAGAACTAGGATATAGGACTAGTAGTATACTATCTAAAAAACTTATAGTTATAGATGCATCATTTAAGCTTAAATCTGGTGACATAATCACCGCAAAAAAGCTACTTTCAGGCTATAATAAAAAAAGACATGAAAAACAGCCACTTGATTTCCCCAGTGCCGGCAGTACTTTTAAACGCCCTAAGGGCTATTTTGCAGGTACGCTTATAGAAAGCGCGGGGCTTAAAGGTTTTTCAATAGGCGGTGCACAGGTTTCTGAAAAACATGCCGGTTTTATAATTAATACGGGAAAAGCCTCTGCATATGACGTTATAGCACTTATCGAACATGTCAGAAAAACCGTCTTTGATAAATTTGGAGTCGATTTGGAACCGGAGGTAAAAATAATTGGCGAACCTTAA